From a region of the Synechococcus sp. RS9916 genome:
- the lysA gene encoding diaminopimelate decarboxylase — MPQAFETGCDPLSPNRNLAPVTAGLDDQGRMTVGDCRLSDLAERYGTPLYVLDEAGIRAACRAYRTALECHYPGPSLAVYASKANSSLALSAIAASEGLGLDAVSAGELLTALKGGMPAERIVLHGNNKSDEELLLAYRNDVMIVADNQHDLDRLAVLVPAGERPARLMLRFTPGIECHTHEYIRTGHLDSKFGFDPDQLEPVLRHLATCGWAKVTGLHAHIGSQIFELNPHRDLAAVMADALKLARGLGHPVTDLNVGGGLGIRYVESDDPPSIDAWVQVVAEAVVAACRERSLDLPRLLCEPGRSLVASSGVTLYSIGSRKEVPGVRTYLSVDGGMSDNPRPITYQSLYTALLADRPQAEATESITLAGKHCESGDVLLNDLALPPSVSGDVLVVLATGAYNASMSSNYNRIPRPAAVLVHDGMAEVIQRRESSEDLLRYDTLPTRLAPGVPVG; from the coding sequence ATGCCCCAAGCTTTCGAGACCGGCTGTGATCCGCTCAGTCCGAATCGCAATCTGGCTCCGGTCACGGCTGGGTTGGATGACCAGGGACGCATGACCGTCGGTGATTGTCGCCTGAGCGATCTGGCCGAGCGTTACGGCACACCTTTATATGTTCTGGATGAAGCCGGCATTCGAGCTGCTTGCCGGGCTTACCGCACTGCCCTCGAGTGTCACTATCCCGGCCCATCACTCGCGGTGTATGCCTCGAAGGCCAACAGCTCGTTGGCGCTATCGGCGATTGCGGCATCCGAGGGTTTGGGGCTGGATGCGGTGTCGGCAGGTGAGCTGCTCACCGCTTTGAAAGGGGGAATGCCCGCGGAGCGGATCGTGCTTCACGGCAACAACAAATCCGATGAAGAGCTCCTGCTTGCTTATCGCAACGACGTGATGATCGTTGCTGATAACCAGCACGACCTCGACCGCCTGGCGGTGTTGGTTCCTGCGGGCGAGCGTCCCGCCCGTTTGATGCTCCGCTTCACCCCGGGGATTGAATGTCACACCCACGAGTACATCCGCACCGGTCACCTCGACAGCAAGTTCGGTTTTGACCCTGATCAGCTCGAGCCTGTGCTCCGCCATCTCGCCACTTGCGGGTGGGCCAAGGTGACGGGTCTCCACGCCCACATCGGTTCTCAGATCTTTGAGCTCAATCCCCACCGCGATCTCGCGGCTGTGATGGCTGATGCACTGAAGCTGGCGCGTGGTCTCGGTCATCCAGTCACTGATCTCAATGTGGGTGGTGGTCTTGGGATTCGCTACGTGGAGTCGGATGATCCGCCGTCGATCGATGCCTGGGTTCAAGTTGTGGCCGAAGCGGTGGTAGCGGCTTGTCGCGAGCGCAGCCTTGACTTGCCTCGACTCCTCTGCGAGCCCGGTCGCTCTCTGGTCGCCAGCTCGGGGGTGACCCTCTACTCGATTGGCTCCCGCAAGGAGGTTCCGGGTGTTCGCACCTATCTGTCTGTGGATGGCGGGATGAGTGACAACCCCCGGCCGATCACGTACCAATCGCTCTACACAGCCTTGCTGGCCGATCGCCCCCAAGCCGAAGCGACCGAGTCCATCACGCTTGCGGGCAAGCACTGCGAATCAGGTGATGTGTTGCTCAATGATTTGGCTCTGCCGCCCAGCGTCAGCGGTGATGTGTTGGTGGTGCTGGCGACCGGTGCCTACAACGCATCGATGAGTTCCAATTACAACCGCATCCCTCGTCCCGCTGCGGTGCTCGTGCACGACGGCATGGCCGAGGTGATTCAACGCCGTGAATCATCTGAAGATCTGCTTCGCTACGACACCCTGCCCACTCGCCTGGCTCCAGGAGTGCCGGTAGGCTGA
- a CDS encoding rhodanese-related sulfurtransferase, whose translation MSTAAPNPLLVAAFYAFTPLTEDTRADLLEVLPGLAETGDVRGSVLVALEGVNGTISGPAPAVEAVLDLLRQQLTLGDEHFARLEVKRSWCERQAFRRFKARRKKEIVTMGCPDVSPIRTVGTYVEPEQWNALIDDPDTLVIDTRNSYEVAIGSFEGALDPGTESFREFPAWAERTLRPRVERDAPKRIAMFCTGGIRCEKATSYLQQQGFGEVHHLRGGILKYLEEVPEADSRWSGECFVFDQRVALNHRLEQGVHRLCHACGLPLTPEQRALESYIRGVQCLHCIDRFTDADRQRFAERQRQLDQAKASVESP comes from the coding sequence ATGAGCACCGCAGCGCCCAACCCCCTGTTGGTGGCGGCGTTTTACGCCTTTACTCCGCTCACGGAGGACACCAGGGCCGACTTGCTTGAGGTTCTCCCGGGACTCGCTGAGACCGGTGATGTGCGCGGGTCGGTGCTGGTGGCCCTTGAAGGGGTGAATGGCACGATCAGCGGGCCTGCTCCAGCTGTTGAGGCAGTGCTCGACCTGTTGCGGCAGCAGCTCACCCTGGGTGATGAGCACTTTGCTCGGCTCGAGGTCAAGCGCAGTTGGTGCGAGCGGCAGGCCTTCCGTCGTTTCAAAGCGCGTCGCAAAAAAGAGATCGTCACCATGGGATGTCCGGACGTCAGTCCGATCCGCACGGTTGGCACCTACGTGGAACCGGAGCAGTGGAATGCACTGATCGATGATCCCGACACGCTGGTGATCGACACGCGTAACAGCTACGAGGTGGCGATTGGCAGTTTTGAAGGAGCGCTTGATCCCGGCACCGAGAGTTTTCGGGAATTCCCCGCCTGGGCAGAACGCACATTGCGTCCGCGCGTGGAGCGTGATGCCCCAAAGCGCATTGCCATGTTTTGCACGGGTGGAATTCGTTGCGAGAAGGCGACCAGTTATCTGCAGCAGCAGGGGTTTGGCGAGGTGCATCACCTCAGGGGCGGCATTCTCAAATATCTGGAGGAGGTGCCTGAAGCCGATAGCCGTTGGTCGGGAGAGTGCTTCGTCTTCGATCAGCGGGTGGCTCTCAACCACCGCCTTGAGCAGGGCGTGCATCGTTTGTGTCATGCCTGCGGACTGCCGCTGACCCCTGAGCAGCGTGCATTGGAGAGTTACATCCGTGGTGTGCAGTGTCTCCATTGCATCGACCGGTTTACGGATGCCGATCGGCAGCGGTTCGCAGAGCGTCAGCGTCAGCTGGATCAGGCCAAAGCCTCTGTGGAGAGTCCATGA
- the recR gene encoding recombination mediator RecR translates to MARLIDQFERLPGIGPRTAQRLALHLLRQPEEQIQSFAEALLAARSQVGQCQTCFHLSAEPTCEICRNPERSTGMICVVADSRDLLALERTREYSGRYHVLGGLISPMDGIGPDMLQITSLVRRVEQEGVQEVILALTPSVEGDTTSLYLARLLKPFTVVSRIAYGLPVGSELEYADDVTLTRALEGRRAVE, encoded by the coding sequence CTGGCCCGGTTAATCGATCAATTCGAGCGCCTGCCGGGCATTGGTCCCCGCACCGCCCAACGGCTGGCCCTGCACTTGTTACGGCAGCCAGAAGAGCAAATCCAAAGCTTTGCGGAGGCCCTGCTGGCCGCCCGCAGCCAAGTGGGCCAGTGCCAGACCTGCTTCCACCTCAGCGCTGAACCCACCTGTGAGATCTGCCGCAACCCGGAGCGCAGCACCGGCATGATTTGTGTGGTGGCCGACTCCCGCGACCTGCTGGCCCTGGAGCGCACCCGTGAATACAGCGGTCGCTATCACGTGCTTGGCGGCTTGATCTCACCGATGGATGGCATCGGCCCGGACATGTTGCAGATCACCAGCCTCGTCAGACGGGTGGAACAAGAAGGCGTGCAAGAGGTGATTCTGGCCCTCACCCCCAGCGTGGAAGGCGACACCACCAGCCTGTATCTGGCCCGATTGCTCAAACCCTTCACGGTTGTCAGTCGCATCGCCTACGGCTTGCCGGTGGGCAGCGAATTGGAATACGCCGACGATGTCACCCTTACCCGCGCCCTCGAAGGGCGGCGGGCCGTTGAATGA
- the lipA gene encoding lipoyl synthase: MSKPTRYSQIRPQERLPEWLRRPVGTVSQLETVQGLVKDRGLHTICEEGRCPNRAECYAAGTATFLLGGSICTRSCAFCQVEKGKAPMTVDPAEAERVADAVAQMGLRYVVLTAVARDDLADHGAGLFTAAMAAIRARNPLVAIEVLTPDFWGGHADLNTGLEAQRSRLKTVLDAQPVCFNHNLETVQRLQGEVRRGATYERSLGLLAAARELAPMIPTKSGLMLGLGETADEVVEAMHDLRAAGCERLTLGQYLRPSLAHLPVQRYWHPDEFDRLGQTATQLGFSHVRSGPLVRSSYHAEVP; the protein is encoded by the coding sequence ATGAGCAAGCCCACCCGCTACAGCCAGATCCGCCCCCAAGAACGCCTGCCGGAGTGGTTGAGGAGACCTGTGGGCACGGTCTCCCAACTGGAGACCGTTCAGGGGTTGGTGAAAGACCGCGGACTGCACACCATCTGCGAGGAGGGGCGCTGCCCGAACCGCGCTGAGTGCTATGCCGCAGGCACCGCCACCTTCCTCCTTGGAGGATCGATCTGCACCCGCAGCTGCGCCTTCTGCCAAGTGGAGAAAGGCAAAGCACCGATGACTGTCGACCCTGCCGAAGCGGAGCGCGTGGCTGATGCAGTAGCGCAGATGGGCCTGCGCTACGTGGTGCTGACCGCCGTAGCCCGCGATGATCTGGCCGACCACGGCGCCGGACTGTTCACGGCTGCGATGGCCGCAATCCGGGCCCGCAATCCGCTGGTGGCAATCGAGGTGCTCACGCCCGATTTCTGGGGCGGTCATGCCGACCTCAACACGGGTCTCGAGGCGCAGCGCTCACGCCTGAAAACGGTGCTCGATGCACAGCCAGTGTGCTTCAACCACAACCTGGAAACCGTCCAACGCCTCCAGGGAGAGGTGCGTCGCGGCGCCACCTATGAACGGTCTCTTGGTCTGCTCGCAGCGGCCCGCGAGCTTGCGCCGATGATTCCCACCAAGAGTGGTTTGATGCTGGGCTTAGGCGAAACCGCAGACGAAGTGGTGGAGGCCATGCATGATCTGCGCGCCGCGGGTTGTGAACGGCTCACGCTTGGCCAATACCTCCGTCCGTCGCTCGCCCATCTGCCCGTGCAGCGCTACTGGCATCCCGATGAATTCGACCGCTTGGGGCAGACCGCTACGCAGTTGGGGTTCAGCCACGTGCGCAGCGGCCCCCTGGTACGCAGCAGCTATCACGCCGAAGTGCCCTGA
- a CDS encoding NHLP bacteriocin system secretion protein has translation MRLAPRSLQPWLTNLRDRWHGLSDHQQVGVALCGVGGLFGVWLLFWPVPTQVKGKGILIYPNNAGILNARAGGQVVDVAVKVGDRVRKGQVLMRLYLPVLERQLEQQRGNLAQLRRQNEELNARDVRRLSTAQAALDTTLAKLGDDEQRLAQLQATYSAKVSNLNWLSRRAVVAPLSSAVVSAEEGLTGTSVQLDDIKIQRKQAITAFQQIELAIETEQLDRQFAIDDLNREIAVTEARIAYDGDVSAGRDGDVLDLQVIAGQTIKIGDRLGTIGRAALHSKNRQQPVDDLMAVAYFAPEDARRLPLGLPVEVVPLWRQRGRFGGIEGTIRSVLSLPATQDDIATTIGNPQLAQDLLKDGPVMRAEIALDRDSRSEDGYRWTLSQGSGVFPIRDGLTVDTFAYVEWRSPITYIIPGLRSLTGGYRSIRMDRLWDLPFLRQPGTPP, from the coding sequence ATGAGGCTGGCCCCCCGTTCCCTCCAACCCTGGCTGACCAATCTGCGTGATCGCTGGCATGGTCTCAGTGATCATCAGCAGGTGGGGGTTGCCCTCTGTGGTGTGGGCGGGTTGTTTGGTGTCTGGCTTTTGTTTTGGCCTGTTCCCACCCAAGTCAAAGGGAAGGGCATCCTGATCTACCCCAACAACGCTGGGATCCTCAATGCCCGGGCGGGTGGTCAAGTGGTTGACGTGGCAGTGAAGGTGGGGGACCGGGTCCGGAAGGGTCAGGTGTTGATGCGCCTGTATCTCCCTGTGCTGGAACGTCAGCTTGAGCAGCAACGCGGCAACCTGGCTCAGCTCCGTCGGCAGAACGAAGAGCTCAATGCCAGGGATGTTCGCCGCTTGTCGACGGCTCAGGCTGCCCTCGACACCACCCTGGCCAAGCTCGGCGATGACGAACAGCGTCTTGCGCAGCTGCAAGCGACCTACTCCGCCAAGGTCAGTAATCTCAACTGGTTGTCGCGGCGGGCGGTGGTAGCGCCGCTTTCCTCGGCGGTGGTCTCTGCTGAGGAGGGTCTGACCGGCACCAGCGTGCAGCTGGACGACATCAAGATCCAGCGCAAGCAGGCAATCACCGCCTTTCAACAGATCGAACTCGCGATCGAAACTGAACAGTTGGACCGTCAATTCGCCATTGACGATCTGAACCGAGAAATCGCAGTGACGGAAGCCCGGATCGCCTACGACGGTGATGTCAGTGCAGGGCGAGATGGTGATGTGCTCGATCTGCAGGTGATCGCTGGCCAGACCATCAAAATTGGTGATCGCCTCGGCACGATTGGTCGAGCCGCGCTTCATTCCAAAAACCGTCAGCAACCGGTTGATGATCTGATGGCCGTGGCTTACTTCGCTCCTGAAGACGCGCGTCGCTTGCCGTTGGGATTGCCTGTCGAGGTCGTGCCCCTCTGGCGCCAGAGGGGCCGGTTCGGTGGTATTGAGGGAACGATCCGCAGTGTGCTTAGCCTGCCGGCGACGCAGGACGACATCGCCACCACGATCGGGAACCCGCAGCTGGCGCAAGACTTGCTCAAAGATGGTCCTGTGATGCGCGCTGAGATCGCTCTGGATCGTGATTCACGATCGGAGGATGGCTATCGCTGGACCCTTTCCCAGGGCAGTGGGGTCTTCCCGATTCGTGATGGGCTCACTGTCGACACCTTCGCCTATGTCGAATGGCGTTCGCCAATCACTTACATCATTCCTGGATTGCGTTCGCTGACCGGTGGTTATCGATCCATTCGCATGGATCGTCTCTGGGATTTGCCCTTCCTGCGTCAGCCCGGTACTCCTCCCTGA
- a CDS encoding DUF952 domain-containing protein, whose product MTRPVLYSFRRCPYAMRARWVLLHSGLLVEWREVALRSKPAALLERSPKGTVPVLITSEGQVIDESLAVMGWALDQADPCDWRGLLLTAQERETIQALIAQNDGPFKHHLDRFKYTDRYPGAVRDVHQQEGLAILRGWSQRLDASEWLVGDRCTLADVALWPFVRQWWIADPNVVDHCSDLVPLAAWLERFLSSPDFERLMVRRDPWQQEDEPVFFPADARPVPLEAPLFHLALAADWQQALKSGSYEVSTRGLSLAQVGFIHASRAEQLAATYARFYSDVADVLQLTIDPSQIAVPLRADPVPNGETFPHLYGPLPVHAVTDVGSYPPIKT is encoded by the coding sequence ATGACACGGCCTGTTCTATACAGCTTCCGTCGTTGTCCCTATGCGATGCGAGCGCGCTGGGTTTTGTTGCATAGCGGCCTGCTTGTCGAATGGCGGGAAGTCGCCTTGCGCAGTAAACCTGCCGCGCTATTGGAGCGCTCCCCGAAAGGCACCGTTCCAGTCCTGATCACCTCTGAGGGACAGGTGATTGATGAGAGCCTTGCTGTGATGGGCTGGGCACTGGATCAGGCTGATCCTTGCGACTGGCGTGGTTTGTTGTTGACGGCTCAGGAGCGCGAGACGATCCAGGCGTTGATCGCGCAGAACGATGGGCCGTTCAAGCACCATCTCGACCGGTTCAAATACACCGACCGCTATCCCGGTGCCGTTCGGGATGTGCATCAGCAGGAGGGTCTTGCCATTTTGCGGGGTTGGTCGCAGCGGCTTGACGCCAGTGAGTGGTTGGTTGGCGATCGCTGCACCCTTGCGGACGTTGCCCTTTGGCCGTTTGTCCGCCAGTGGTGGATTGCTGACCCGAACGTGGTGGACCACTGCTCCGATCTGGTGCCGCTGGCTGCCTGGTTGGAGCGCTTTCTAAGCAGCCCGGACTTCGAACGCCTCATGGTGCGTCGTGATCCTTGGCAGCAGGAGGATGAACCGGTGTTTTTCCCCGCGGATGCGCGCCCTGTGCCGCTCGAGGCACCGTTGTTTCATCTGGCTCTTGCTGCGGATTGGCAGCAGGCCTTGAAGTCGGGGAGCTATGAAGTCTCGACCCGTGGGTTATCGCTGGCGCAGGTGGGTTTCATTCACGCCTCCCGTGCGGAGCAATTGGCGGCCACCTATGCCCGCTTCTACAGCGATGTCGCAGACGTGCTTCAGCTCACGATCGATCCAAGTCAGATCGCCGTGCCGTTGCGGGCTGATCCCGTTCCCAACGGGGAGACCTTCCCCCATCTCTACGGCCCCTTGCCGGTGCACGCCGTCACCGATGTTGGCTCCTATCCCCCGATTAAGACGTGA
- a CDS encoding isoprenyl transferase: MSHRLAATSNDARAKLCPAELDPVRVPAHVAVIMDGNGRWAQARGLPRVMGHRAGVEALKATLRLCSDWGVKALTAYAFSTENWSRPGDEVNFLMTLFERVLQRELQALEAEQVRIRFLGDLDALPEKLQALIADATARTANNTGIHFNVCTNYGGRRELVLAAQALATRAARGELEPSSIDENTLAAELFTAGEQDPDLLIRTSGERRISNFLLWQLAYAEIHVTDVFWPDFNREALLEALLDYQGRRRRFGGLDDLRAGALGS, encoded by the coding sequence GTGAGCCATCGTTTGGCTGCCACCTCCAACGATGCCCGAGCCAAGCTCTGCCCAGCAGAACTTGATCCCGTCCGTGTGCCCGCACACGTCGCCGTGATCATGGATGGCAATGGCCGCTGGGCTCAGGCCCGTGGCCTTCCCAGGGTGATGGGGCATCGCGCTGGCGTGGAAGCTCTGAAGGCCACCCTGCGGCTCTGCAGCGATTGGGGAGTCAAAGCGCTGACGGCCTACGCCTTCTCGACGGAGAACTGGTCTCGTCCGGGAGATGAGGTCAATTTTCTGATGACCCTGTTTGAAAGGGTGTTGCAGCGCGAGCTGCAGGCCTTGGAAGCCGAACAGGTGCGCATTCGTTTTCTAGGTGATCTCGATGCTCTCCCGGAGAAACTGCAGGCACTGATTGCAGATGCCACTGCGCGGACTGCGAACAACACCGGGATTCATTTCAACGTTTGCACCAATTACGGAGGACGTCGGGAACTGGTGCTGGCGGCCCAGGCCCTGGCGACGCGAGCTGCGCGGGGTGAGCTGGAGCCCTCCAGCATCGACGAGAACACCCTGGCTGCTGAGTTGTTCACTGCCGGCGAACAGGATCCAGATCTGCTGATTCGCACCAGCGGCGAACGGCGCATCAGCAATTTCCTCCTCTGGCAACTCGCCTACGCCGAGATTCATGTCACAGACGTGTTCTGGCCCGATTTCAATCGGGAGGCCCTTCTGGAAGCGCTGCTTGATTACCAGGGCCGCCGCCGCCGTTTTGGTGGTCTGGATGACCTGAGGGCCGGCGCTCTGGGATCCTGA
- the psbP gene encoding photosystem II reaction center PsbP: MRSLLQSPLRLLMTLLCVVMLTACSGAGAGLNSFQSPDGRYAFLYPTGWSRVAVSGGPQVVFHDLINSDETVSLVVSDVDTDDELQQLGSAVAVGERLRRDVIAPSGSGRDAELVEANEREVSGHTFYDLEFAVHLQDRDRHELATVVVDRGRLYTLATSTNESRWPKVKGLFKEVVESFTLLI; the protein is encoded by the coding sequence ATGCGTTCGTTGTTGCAATCTCCGCTGCGTCTGTTGATGACGTTGCTCTGCGTTGTGATGCTCACGGCTTGCAGTGGCGCCGGAGCTGGTCTGAACTCGTTCCAGAGCCCTGACGGGCGTTATGCCTTCTTGTACCCCACGGGCTGGAGCCGTGTCGCCGTCAGCGGTGGTCCCCAGGTTGTGTTTCACGACCTGATCAACAGCGATGAAACCGTCAGCCTGGTGGTGTCGGATGTAGATACCGACGATGAGCTTCAGCAGCTGGGCAGTGCCGTCGCAGTCGGTGAGCGACTTCGCCGTGATGTGATTGCGCCATCTGGCAGCGGCCGGGATGCCGAACTGGTGGAGGCCAACGAACGTGAGGTGTCGGGCCACACCTTCTACGACCTCGAGTTCGCCGTTCATCTGCAGGATCGTGATCGCCACGAACTGGCAACCGTGGTGGTGGATCGCGGCCGTCTCTACACCCTGGCCACCAGCACCAATGAGAGCCGCTGGCCCAAGGTCAAGGGGCTGTTCAAAGAGGTGGTGGAGTCGTTCACTCTGCTGATTTGA
- a CDS encoding GNAT family N-acetyltransferase, with product MEANVGSDVFWPNRSMPEGQNGALSCRPPVALNGSDLKACLLLDQKALNGLWSPEQWRSELRDSARLCRGLKAGGELVAMASGWLVVDELQITVVAVDPIHRQQGLGVAVLKALLRDARQAGAQRATLEVASCNQAALSLYRRCGFITQGMRRGYYSDGRDALIQWVELN from the coding sequence GTGGAGGCCAATGTAGGAAGCGATGTGTTCTGGCCCAACCGATCCATGCCTGAAGGCCAGAACGGTGCCCTCTCCTGCAGACCCCCTGTTGCGCTGAACGGCAGTGACCTCAAGGCCTGCCTTCTGCTGGACCAAAAGGCCCTGAACGGACTCTGGAGCCCTGAGCAGTGGCGCAGCGAACTCCGTGACAGCGCGCGGTTGTGCCGAGGGCTGAAGGCAGGAGGTGAGCTGGTGGCCATGGCCAGCGGCTGGCTGGTGGTGGATGAGCTGCAGATCACGGTGGTGGCGGTGGATCCCATCCATCGCCAACAGGGTCTTGGGGTGGCCGTGCTGAAGGCACTACTGCGCGATGCCCGCCAAGCAGGGGCCCAACGGGCAACCCTTGAAGTGGCGAGCTGCAACCAAGCCGCCCTCTCTCTCTACCGACGCTGTGGCTTCATCACCCAAGGAATGCGTCGCGGCTACTACAGCGACGGACGGGATGCACTGATTCAGTGGGTGGAATTGAACTAG
- the cdaA gene encoding diadenylate cyclase CdaA, with protein sequence MSWPGWFDARLLDVLLASALGFLLFSRISEQRSLWLLRGYLLLVALAWLFNRIKLLPLTAALIEALVLACSLSLAILWQGELRRLMELLGTWRLDVLLANPASKLRVKAGTVAQLTDAAGRLSQSRRGALIVVDLGSDLRPEDFLNSGITIDAQLSSELILNLFASDTPLHDGAVVVKGNRIVAAGVILPLSRQGHSRYGTRHLAALGITERFDRCICVVVSEETGTLSLANHGRLERPITSSRLQDLLTELMGVTPAASVSSASAPVSSGRSVAVANQDTVS encoded by the coding sequence GTGAGCTGGCCGGGGTGGTTTGACGCGCGCCTGCTTGACGTCCTTCTTGCCTCTGCCCTCGGCTTTCTTCTCTTCTCGCGCATTAGCGAGCAACGCTCGCTGTGGTTGTTGCGGGGTTACCTGTTGTTGGTGGCCCTTGCTTGGCTGTTCAACCGCATCAAGTTGCTGCCGCTCACAGCGGCACTTATTGAAGCCCTGGTGCTGGCGTGTTCCTTGTCCTTGGCCATCCTCTGGCAGGGAGAGCTGCGGCGTTTGATGGAACTGCTGGGCACCTGGAGGCTTGACGTTCTGCTGGCGAATCCGGCCAGCAAACTTCGTGTCAAAGCCGGCACTGTTGCTCAGCTCACCGATGCTGCCGGGCGTTTGTCACAGAGTCGACGTGGCGCTCTGATCGTTGTGGATCTCGGAAGCGATCTTCGTCCGGAAGATTTTCTCAATTCCGGCATCACGATTGATGCCCAACTCAGCAGTGAGTTGATCCTCAACCTGTTTGCTTCCGACACCCCTCTCCACGATGGTGCGGTGGTAGTGAAGGGCAATCGCATCGTGGCCGCTGGTGTGATTCTTCCCCTCTCGCGCCAGGGCCACAGTCGCTACGGAACCCGTCACCTGGCTGCCTTAGGAATCACTGAGCGTTTTGATCGCTGCATCTGCGTTGTGGTGTCTGAAGAAACCGGAACCCTGTCCTTGGCCAATCACGGTCGCCTTGAACGACCGATCACCAGCAGTCGTCTTCAGGACCTGCTCACCGAACTGATGGGCGTCACACCTGCGGCTTCCGTTTCATCTGCTTCAGCTCCTGTCAGCTCTGGACGTAGCGTGGCCGTTGCCAATCAGGACACCGTTTCGTGA
- the bioB gene encoding biotin synthase BioB: MTDSVALRHDWSVEEIQEILDAPLMELLWRAQAVHRAANPGYRVQLASLLSVKTGGCEEDCAYCPQSMHHSSDVTGQPELDVEPVLARARAAKDAGADRFCMGWAWREIRDGAPFEAMLSMVRGVRELGLEACVTAGMLTDDQATRLADAGLTAYNHNLDTSPEHYDRIITTRSYQERLETLQRVRNAGVTLCCGGIIGMGETHRDRASMLQVLATMQPHPESVPINALVAVEGTPLEEQTPVDPLELVRMVATARILMPHSRVRLSAGRETLSQEAQILCLQAGADSIFYGETLLTTGNPEVEADRALLAAAGVQASWQDCPAA; this comes from the coding sequence ATGACGGACTCGGTTGCCTTGCGCCACGACTGGAGCGTGGAGGAGATCCAGGAGATCCTTGATGCCCCGCTGATGGAGCTGCTTTGGCGTGCCCAGGCAGTGCACCGGGCGGCGAATCCGGGTTATCGCGTGCAGTTGGCCTCGTTGCTGAGCGTTAAAACCGGAGGCTGTGAGGAAGACTGTGCTTATTGCCCCCAGTCGATGCATCACAGCAGTGATGTCACCGGCCAGCCCGAGTTGGATGTGGAGCCTGTGTTGGCTCGTGCTCGTGCAGCCAAGGACGCCGGTGCTGATCGCTTCTGCATGGGCTGGGCCTGGCGGGAAATCCGTGATGGCGCCCCGTTTGAAGCGATGCTTTCGATGGTGCGTGGTGTCCGGGAGCTGGGGCTTGAAGCCTGCGTGACCGCTGGCATGCTCACCGATGATCAGGCCACGCGCCTGGCGGATGCAGGCCTGACGGCTTACAACCACAACCTCGACACCAGCCCCGAGCACTACGACCGGATCATTACCACCCGCTCGTACCAGGAGCGTCTGGAGACGCTGCAGCGGGTGCGTAATGCAGGGGTCACCCTCTGCTGTGGCGGGATTATCGGGATGGGGGAAACCCACCGTGATCGGGCATCGATGCTCCAGGTGCTGGCCACGATGCAACCCCACCCGGAAAGTGTCCCCATCAATGCCCTCGTGGCCGTGGAAGGCACGCCCCTCGAAGAGCAAACACCGGTCGACCCTTTGGAGTTGGTGCGCATGGTGGCAACGGCGCGGATCCTGATGCCCCACAGCCGGGTGCGCCTCAGCGCGGGCCGCGAGACGTTGAGCCAGGAGGCGCAGATCCTGTGTCTTCAGGCTGGTGCAGATTCGATCTTCTATGGCGAGACCCTGCTCACCACGGGAAATCCTGAAGTGGAAGCCGATCGTGCCCTCTTGGCTGCTGCTGGTGTGCAGGCCAGCTGGCAAGACTGCCCAGCGGCATGA